The following proteins are encoded in a genomic region of Arachis ipaensis cultivar K30076 chromosome B02, Araip1.1, whole genome shotgun sequence:
- the LOC107627140 gene encoding uncharacterized protein LOC107627140, which translates to MEDTAKLVVYRDGEIIRNTHEGVRFVCQNQFFFVVPWTMTFMELQNGLCQSMENGTLMRVSRILYRNPVIVFGGPIQFDTMPITDEVTMHNMFQIHRQTQMRQPQIELYVEFETVEAEAIQNDLEVEDDRAAVYEGMSSDSEEDFEATYEAGDEEQDGDAGVETAADNVVVHPSISQPMNVSPFMRELDLDAMHAPEFPEYSNIGVADSEDGEFRIGMEYSSRKSVVASIRSYTIARGVDYDVYESELQTFYAKCKMYGRGCDWLIRTSLIRKKGCWEIRRYNGRHTCTTGVISHDHSKLDLDTIAEAIRPLVETDPSIKVKTIIAEVQSRFNYTISYQKAWLAKQKSIAKVFGDWEESYQALPWWLSVMVQKMPGSFVQIETRPLYNGNEEAQGVNILHRVFWSFNPCVRAFRHCKPLVQVDRTHLYRKYKGTLLVAVAQDGNQNIVPIAFALVEGETADA; encoded by the exons ATGGAGGATACCGCAAAGTTAGTAGTGTATCGCGACGGTGAGATAATACGTAATACTCATGAGGGAGTGAGGTTTGTGTGTCAGAATCAGTTTTTTTTTGTGGTTCCATGGACCATGACATTTATGGAACTTCAGAACGGTCTCTGTCAAAGCATGGAGAACGGTACATTAATGAGAGTGAGCAGAATTTTGTACCGGAATCCGGTTATAGTTTTTGGTGGTCCAATACAGTTTGATACCATGCCAATCACTGACGAAGTAACTATGCATAATATGTTTCAAATTCACCGGCAGACTCAGATGCGACAGCCACAGATTgagctgtatgttgagtttgaaaccGTAGAGGCGGAAGCGATTCAAAATGACTTAGAGGTGGAGGATGATAGAGCTGCAGTGTACGAAGGAATGAGTAGTGACAGCGAAGAGGACTTCGAAGCCACTTATGAAGCCGGCGACGAAGAGCAGGATGGTGATGCGGGAGTTGAGACAGCAGCTGATAATGTAGTGGTTCACCCATCGATCAGTCAACCGATGAACGTGTCACCTTTTATGCGTGAGTTGGATCTCGACGCCATGCATGCACCGGAGTTTCCGGAATATTCAAACATAG GCGTTGCTGATTCCGAGGACGGAGAGTTCCGGATTGGAATGGAATACAGTTCTAGAAAGTCGGTCGTGGCATCAATTAGAAGTTACACTATCGCTAGAGGAGTTGACTACGACGTGTATGAGTCTGAGCTACAgacgttctatgcaaaatgcaagatgTATGGGCGCGGGTGCGACTGGCTTATCCGAACCAGCTTGATAAGGAAAAAAGGTTGTTGGGAGATACGCAGATACAACGGTAGGCACACGTGCACAACGGGAGTGATTTCACATGATCATTCCAAGTTGGACTTGGACACAATTGCCGAGGCTATAAGGCCATTGGTCGAGACTGACCCATCCATAAAGGTGAAAACTATAATAGCCGAAGTCCAGTCAAGGTTCAACTATACCATCAGTTACCaaaaggcttggttggcaaagcagaagtccATAGCGAAAGTTTTCGGTGATTGGGAGGAGAGTTACCAAGCCTTGCCGTGGTGGCTCTCGGTTATGGTTCAGAAGATGCCTGGGTCATTTGTCCAGATAGAAACACGCCCACTCTACAATGGGAATGAAGAGGCGCAAGGGGTAAATATACTTCATCGCGTATTTTGGAGTTTCAATCCATGCGTTAGGGCATTCAGGCATTGCAAGCCCCTAGTTCAAGTTGACAGAACACACCTATATAGAAAGTACAAAGGTACACTTCTGGTAGCTGTTGCACAGGATGGGAACCAGAACATTGTGCCTATTGCTTTTGCCTTGGTGGAAGGGGAGACAGCTGATGCGTGA
- the LOC107627141 gene encoding uncharacterized protein LOC107627141, with amino-acid sequence MISNRHESIRAAVNRSGGDWQPPKAWWMFCIRHIGSNFLRAFKVPHLQKLVVNIGYSRTVEEYNINYKRLEERGEVYARWCDAIGLRHWVLAFDEAHRWGHMTTNLVECINTVLKGARNLPVLALVRATYYRLNELFTRKSAESHERKRAGYTYSVFAQQRIEASMQQAGNIVVHRFDRRNEVFEVREMTSRKVLVVDLARRTCDCGHFQVERIPCRHVIACRANQRIDWHMYVHDVYKMTEVRKVYRFKFSPLGDAETWPAYEGPTLVANPALRRTSKGRPKLTRYLNKMDSRDMRGPRICRLCGAQGHSRSRCPQRVGSSGGGE; translated from the coding sequence ATGATCTCGAACCGGCATGAGTCAATTCGAGCAGCAGTAAATCGTTCCGGAGGTGACTGGCAACCTCCAAAAGCATGGTGGATGTTTTGTATAAGGCACATCGGCAGCAACTTCCTACGAGCATTCAAGGTCCCTCACTTGCAAAAGCTTGTGGTCAATATTGGGTATTCAAGAACGGTGGAGGAGTATAACATCAACTATAAGAGGTTGGAAGAGCGAGGCGAGGTATATGCCAGGTGGTGCGATGCCATTGGACTTAGACATTGGGTATTGGCATTCGATGAGGCACATCGATGGGGCCATATGACAACGAACCTTGTCGAGTGTATTAACACAGTGTTGAAGGGTGCCCGTAATCTACCTGTGTTAGCGCTAGTCCGAGCAACGTATTATCGGTTAAATGAACTTTTTACGCGGAAGAGTGCTGAGTCTCACGAACGCAAACGTGCTGGATATACTTATTCCGTATTCGCACAACAGCGGATAGAGGCAAGTATGCAACAGGCTGGGAATATAGTTGTGCACCGTTTTGACAGACGAAATGAAGTATTTGAGGTGCGCGAAATGACTAGCAGAAAGGTATTAGTCGTTGATCTTGCACGACGTACGTGTGACTGTGGGCACTTTCAGGTGGAACGAATACCATGTCGCCATGTTATTGCTTGCCGTGCTAACCAGCGAATCGATTGGCACATGTATGTTCATGACGTGTACAAGATGACAGAGGTCCGTAAGGTATATAGATTCAAGTTCTCACCGTTAGGTGATGCCGAGACATGGCCTGCGTATGAGGGACCCACTTTGGTCGCTAATCCCGCCTTGAGGCGAACGTCGAAAGGTCGCCCAAAATTGACCAGATACTTGAACAAAATGGACTCACGCGACATGCGTGGTCCTCGGATATGCCGTCTCTGTGGTGCTCAAGGACATAGTCGGAGTCGATGTCCTCAGCGTGTTGGATCGAGTGGTGGGGGGGAATGA